The following coding sequences are from one Trichoplusia ni isolate ovarian cell line Hi5 chromosome 15, tn1, whole genome shotgun sequence window:
- the LOC113500945 gene encoding cytochrome b5-like produces MKKYMSWRAQAGRQWGCAARRGGGRGARDALRTDSAGRVSRHSSVSRSAPSTPRAAMTVKQYTREEISKWDTKKENVFIIDNVVYNVTEFLDEHPGGHEVLVNLAGKDASEDFDDVGHSLDAKELMKKYVVGELVEADRVQLQKRHVAWEDSKVEGDTGFTSSWKFPVLLGIVVTVLYSYLFG; encoded by the coding sequence CTGGCGAGCGCAGGCGGGGCGGCAGTGGGGCTGTGCGGCGCGGAGGGGGGGAGGGAGAGGCGCACGCGATGCTCTGCGTACGGACAGCGCGGGCCGCGTTTCTCGACACTCGTCAGTCAGCCGCTCAGCCCCAagcacgccgcgcgccgccatGACCGTCAAGCAATACACTCGAGAGGAGATCTCCAAGTGGGACACCAAGAAGGAGAATGTCTTCATCATAGACAACGTGGTGTACAACGTGACCGAGTTCCTGGACGAGCATCCCGGAGGACACGAAGTGCTCGTCAACCTCGCCGGAAAAGACGCCTCCGAGGACTTCGATGACGTCGGCCACAGCCTGGACGCCAAGGAGCTCATGAAGAAGTACGTGGTCGGCGAGCTGGTGGAGGCGGACCGGGTGCAGCTGCAGAAGCGCCACGTGGCCTGGGAGGACAGCAAAGTCGAGGGCGACACCGGCTTCACCAGCTCGTGGAAGTTCCCCGTGCTGCTGGGCATCGTGGTCACCGTGCTCTACTCGTACCTGTTCGGCTAG
- the LOC113500947 gene encoding cytochrome b5-like, whose amino-acid sequence MTVKQYTREEISKWDTKKENVFIIDNVVYNVTEFLDEHPGGHEVLVNLAGKDASEDFDDVGHSLDAKELMKKYVVGELVEADRVQVQKRHVAWEDSKVEGDTGFTSSWKFPVLLGIVVTVLYSYLFG is encoded by the coding sequence atGACCGTCAAGCAATACACTCGAGAGGAGATCTCCAAGTGGGACACCAAGAAGGAGAATGTCTTCATCATAGACAACGTGGTGTACAACGTGACCGAGTTCCTGGACGAGCATCCCGGAGGACACGAAGTGCTCGTCAACCTCGCCGGCAAAGACGCCTCCGAGGACTTCGACGACGTCGGCCACAGCCTGGACGCCAAGGAGCTCATGAAGAAGTACGTGGTCGGCGAGCTGGTGGAGGCGGACCGGGTGCAGGTGCAGAAGCGCCACGTGGCCTGGGAGGACAGCAAAGTCGAGGGCGACACCGGCTTCACCAGCTCGTGGAAGTTCCCCGTGCTGCTGGGCATCGTGGTCACCGTGCTCTACTCGTACCTGTTCGGCTAG